A window of Carboxydocella sporoproducens DSM 16521 genomic DNA:
GCTGCTGTAAAAAGTTTGTTATTGCTGGAACCCCTTTTTCAACGGGAAAAAGTAAGAAGGGTGCTGGATTATGGCGCAGGCACCCTGCGCAATACCAGGTATCTGTTGAACCGGGGCTATACTGTCTACATTACCGATTTGCCTGCACAGCTGGAGAAAGTGGCAGGGCAGGCTCGTACCAGTGGGGTGAAAGGAATACTGGCAGTGGATGAGCTGGAAGACACATCTCTATGTCTGGACCTGGTGACGTGCAATTTTGTCTTCAATATCATTGAGGATGAAAGGGAAAAACAGCGGCTGCTTTCTAATGTCTGGCGCAATCTGCGGCCTGGAGGACTGTTTTTGCTGGATGTAGCTTACAGGAGACCCGGGTCAGGGCGTAATACTTTGACTGAGGAAGAAATAGAGGCAAGGGTCATCCCAGCCGGTTTTAGCAGGGTTGCGGTAATTTGCCGGGGGCAGACTTTGACCGTATTGTTCCGGCGTGTACCGCTAGTAGCCACAAAAATGGTCAGCTAGTTTTCACAAAAATGTCACACACTTGCCCTAATTCTGCCATCTTGAACGGTTATACTAAACTTGAAATCAAGGACAAGGAGGTGAATGGAGGATGAAACGCAAAATTTTCATCGGACTGGCTGTGGTCCTGATGCTGGCAATGGCTGTCCCCGCTTTTGCGGCCTTGACCACTACGGCCCAGAAGACATTGACCGATGCCCAGAAGAAGGAAATCCTGAGTCTGGAAAAACAAATAATTGAGCTGCGTAAAAAGATTGTCGACAAGTATGTGGAAGCGGGTCAATTGACAGAAGATCAGGGCAAACTGATTAAGGACCGGATGGACCAGATGCAGAAATTTAGAGAAGAGAACGGGATTTTGCCAGGGCCCGGCGGTTTTGGCGGCGGCCCTTGTAAACGGGGCGGCTTTGGCAGAGGTGGTTTTGGACCCGGTTTTGGACCAGGTGGGGGCTGGAATGGTGTCAACCCTGGTACAGGTAACAATTCCAATAATACTAACAACACAACCAATACCAGTAGCCAGGGGGTATAGCTACAAAGAGGACTCCGGATTTAGGCCGGGGTCCTTTTTGCTTTGGCGTATATTTTGGCCTGCCCTTTTTCAAACTAGGAATGTATGAAAACTGGAGGTGGTAAAATGGCAGA
This region includes:
- a CDS encoding YckD family protein translates to MKRKIFIGLAVVLMLAMAVPAFAALTTTAQKTLTDAQKKEILSLEKQIIELRKKIVDKYVEAGQLTEDQGKLIKDRMDQMQKFREENGILPGPGGFGGGPCKRGGFGRGGFGPGFGPGGGWNGVNPGTGNNSNNTNNTTNTSSQGV
- a CDS encoding class I SAM-dependent DNA methyltransferase; amino-acid sequence: MAAVKSLLLLEPLFQREKVRRVLDYGAGTLRNTRYLLNRGYTVYITDLPAQLEKVAGQARTSGVKGILAVDELEDTSLCLDLVTCNFVFNIIEDEREKQRLLSNVWRNLRPGGLFLLDVAYRRPGSGRNTLTEEEIEARVIPAGFSRVAVICRGQTLTVLFRRVPLVATKMVS